In Mastigocladopsis repens PCC 10914, a single window of DNA contains:
- a CDS encoding Mrp/NBP35 family ATP-binding protein, whose product MYDVLDSSSVLEVLRPVQDPELRKSLVEMNMIRNIKIDGSKVSFTLVLTTPACPLREFIVEDCQKAVKNLPGVTDVSVEVTAETPQQKSLPDRTGVVGVKNIIAVSSGKGGVGKSTVAVNVAVALAQTGAKVGLLDADIYGPNDPTMLGLGDAEMIVRSTEKGEILEPAFNHGVKLVSMGFLIDRDQPVIWRGPMLNGVIRQFLYQVQWGELDYLIVDMPPGTGDAQLTLTQAVPMAGAVIVTTPQNVALLDSRKGLRMFQQMNVPVLGIVENMSYFIPPDMPEKQYDIFGSGGGSKTAAELGVPLLGCVPLEISTRIGGDNGVPIVVGEPDSASAKALKAIALVIAGKVSVAALT is encoded by the coding sequence ATGTATGATGTCCTCGATTCCAGTTCAGTCCTAGAAGTGTTGCGACCAGTGCAAGACCCAGAACTCCGTAAAAGTCTGGTAGAGATGAATATGATTCGCAACATCAAAATTGATGGTAGCAAGGTGAGCTTTACCTTGGTATTGACAACACCCGCCTGTCCGTTACGTGAATTTATTGTGGAAGACTGCCAAAAAGCTGTGAAAAATCTTCCAGGGGTTACGGATGTCTCCGTAGAGGTCACAGCGGAAACACCCCAGCAAAAAAGCTTACCTGACCGCACTGGTGTTGTTGGGGTTAAGAATATCATTGCGGTTTCCAGTGGCAAAGGAGGCGTTGGCAAAAGTACGGTTGCTGTTAATGTAGCAGTTGCTCTGGCTCAAACAGGAGCTAAGGTAGGTTTGCTAGATGCCGATATTTACGGTCCCAATGACCCCACCATGTTAGGACTAGGTGATGCTGAGATGATAGTGCGATCCACAGAGAAAGGCGAAATACTAGAACCAGCTTTCAATCACGGCGTCAAATTAGTCTCAATGGGCTTTTTAATCGACCGAGATCAGCCAGTGATTTGGCGTGGACCAATGCTCAATGGAGTGATTCGCCAGTTTCTCTATCAAGTGCAATGGGGAGAACTAGACTATCTGATTGTTGATATGCCACCTGGAACAGGCGATGCTCAGTTAACCTTGACACAAGCAGTACCAATGGCAGGAGCAGTCATTGTTACCACACCCCAAAATGTGGCACTGTTAGATTCTCGAAAAGGTTTGCGGATGTTCCAACAGATGAACGTGCCTGTCCTGGGGATAGTAGAAAATATGAGCTATTTTATTCCACCAGATATGCCCGAGAAACAGTATGACATTTTTGGTTCTGGCGGTGGTTCTAAAACGGCGGCTGAGTTAGGAGTGCCGTTGCTAGGGTGTGTACCACTGGAGATTTCCACTAGAATTGGTGGTGATAATGGTGTGCCGATAGTTGTTGGCGAACCAGATTCAGCGAGTGCCAAAGCGTTAAAGGCGATCGCACTAGTCATAGCTGGTAAAGTATCAGTTGCTGCCTTAACATAG